The genomic segment CCCCACCAGCAAAGGGTTCATACTCTTCTCCATTTGGTAATGTAGGGATCGTTGAAACACCATAATTTATACCGGCTTCTTCATAACCACTCGCACCCCATGGTCCATTGATGACCGCTGCTGTTTTTCCACTGGTAAACAATTCATTCATAAAGTTCTCTGAACTCGTTGCATCCAACATTCCTTGCGGCCAAACATTTTGGTACCAATCGGTGATATATGTGATGCCTTCAACTGATTCAGGTGAATTCAGTCCGATATCTGACGGATCTGTTCCATTCTCGCCAAATACATACCCACCATAACCAGATAATAGACCTATATATTGATAAGCCGTTGTCCAGTTAGCTAAAAATGCGGTGTTCTTTCCTTCTTCGTTTTCAAATGCATATGTGTCATCTTCAGATAAGGCTTCAAGATCATCAAATGTTTCTGGTGCTTGTTCAATTAAGTCTTTGTTGTAATACATCACTAAGGACTCGATGACAAATGGTGCGCCATAAACTTTTCCATCAAGAGTCACTTGTCGTTGATCCATTTCATCATAACGCTCATCATCAGGCAAGGTGACTTCCGCTAAATGTCCTTGCTGACTCAAAGTACCTACTCTATCATAAGGAGCAATAAGTATATCCGAACCGATCTCAGCAGGACCGTCTAATGGCAAAGCGTCCATTCCATCAAACATATCACGCTCAGAAATTTCAATCTTTACATTGTGCTCTTCTTCAAAAGCTGGAATAATTTCATTAACATAATCGCTATACCTTGGATCCACATCAATAGTTAATGTGGTTGATTCTCCATCATCACTGGTCGACCCTGTTTCGTTCGACTCTTCTCCATTTCCACAAGCTGCCAACAACAGGGCACTCATAGATACCAAACCAATAAATCCTCTTTTCCACTCTTTCTTTTCCACACGATCTCCTCCTTATTCTGATGTAACTTTATTATCATACAACCAGCATTCTTTTGCAAACGTTACCATTTGATAGCGAAAAAAGACGCTCAATCTTTTCAGATAAGCGCCTGTATCATTTTTAGTTAAGCTTTGTAGATAGCAAATCCATTTTGTTTGATCGATAATAATTTATTATCTGAATAAGCTAAATTTTTAAGCAAGCTTTCTGGTTTTTGTTCTAAAACTAACTCTAAGTCTTTTTCACCTTGGTTAAAGTAGCAAATAATCTCTTCATTACCAAATTTCCTTTTGAAACCAACTACTTTTTCATCATCACGAATATCAAACCAGTCAATTTCTCCATAACTTAGCAGACCTTGATTGTTCTTTCTAAAAGCAATCAAATCTTTAGTGAAATCAAGCATATTGCTATCTTGTTTTTCCTCTTCCCAGATCATGCATTTACGGCAATCAGGATCATTGTGTCCATCCATCCCGATTTCAGTACCGTAATAAATACATGGCGAACCATGTTGAGTGAAGACAAATGCTAGCCCTGCTTTGGCTAACTGTTTATTATTATTGCTGATTGTCAATAAACGTGCTGTATCATGAGAATCTAGCATGTTGAACATCACTTCATTGGTTTGTTTGCGGTACAACATTAATTGTTCATTCAATCCGGCCACCATTTTACTTGCGGATATATTTTCTTTCATAAAGAAACTTTGAATGGTTTCAGTATACGCATAGTTCATGACCGCGTGGAACTCATCACCTTGCAGCCAACTTTGCGAAGAATGCCAAATTTCACCTAAAATATAAAAGTCCTCTTTTAAATCAATAGAAGCTTGATGGAATTTCTTCCAAAAATGATGATCGACTTCATTTGCAACGTCTAAGCGCCATGCATCAATGTCAAACTGATTGATCCAATAAGTGGTAACGTCTAATAAAAATTCTTGAACTTCAAGATTACGAGTATTTAATTTTGGCATATGTCCTGTAAATGCAAAAGTGTCATAACTTAGCTCGTTGACATTTTCTAGTTCTTCAACGGATAAATCTGCTAATGATTGAACAGGAAATTCATTGATATGGAACCAGTCTTTGTAACGAGAGTTTTCTTGGTTTTCTAAAACATCTTGCCACTGCATGGAATCCATTCCTAGATGATTAAAGACAGCATCCAGCATGACTCGAATACCACGTTTATGTGCTTCTTGAACCAATGTTTTAAAAAGTTCTTTATCTCCAAAATCAGGATCGATATCCAAATAGTCAATCGTATCGTATTTATGATTTGATTTAGCTTTAAAAAGTGGACAGAAATAAATACCATTGATTCCTAAATCAACTAAATAATCCAAATGATCGATGACACCTTGTAAGTCGCCGCCATAAAAATCATCACGTCCTGGATTTTCTTTGCTGCCCCATGGCAATGTACCTTCTGGATCATTTTTCTTATCCCCATTAGCAAAACGTTCTGGGAAGATCTGGTACCATACCGTTTCTTTTACCCATTCCGGCGTTTTAACTTGATCGATCTCATGTAAGTACGGCATTCTAAAAAAGGTATTCGCGTCTTCTAAGTATTCATCTGTAAATGGAAATACCCCGCGATCGCCATAAAGTACTTCGCTTTCATCAAAACCTTCTACATGGAAGCAATAAGCAATGCGCTTTGTTTTTTCATATGTTTCAATCATCCAATAATCATGGATATCCGTACTCGCTGTTAATTTCATAGGTTTGTCTTTCTTAAACCATTTTTCTGTTCCATGAGAATAAGGATCCCCACTGATCAAACTAACTTGTTTTGCATCTCCCTTTTTTGTTCTTAGACGGATATGAAAGTTATCAACCTCATATAAATAAGCATACTCGCTATCAGGTCTGTGGTAAATTGCTGCTGTTTCCATGTTATTTTTCCTCTTTTCATTAATTGTTGTCTTCATTTATTATAGTAGTAAACATTACTACATAGAGATAACCATTGTTCCATATGGACTTAAGTTTAGAGATTCCTCTTGTATACTATTTCCTTCATTTGTTAATTTAATGGTATAAGGTTGTGTGATCAGGTCTTTTATAGAAACGACTTGATTTTTTTCTGTCATATTGCAGCAAACGACTGCTTTAGATTTCCCTAACGTGCGTTCATAGCAATACGTTTCAACACTGCTTTCTAAAAGTTTGTACTTCCCTTCAATAAATAACGGTTCTTGCTTCAACTTTAATACAGCTCTGTAATACTGCAAAATGCTGGTTTCATCAGTTTCTTGATCCATCACATTGTATTTTTCTTCTTGATTAACGCCACTCCAAGGAAACTGCTTTGAGAATCCCGCATAAGTTGAATCGTCCCATTGCATGGCTCCTCTACTTACATCTTTGCTTCGCGCATTTAAGTGTTTTAAAGCAAATTCTTTTGAGTAACCTAATTCAAGTGCCGTTTCATAAAATAAATCTGCTCCAGGCAAAGCAAATTGTTCTATTGTTTCAATGACTAAATTTTTCATTCCAATTTCTTCGCCATTTAGCAAGAAAGGAATCCCTTTTTGTAAATACATCAATGTGGATAACATCTTACTGCTATTGTCCCGGTACTGTTTATCATCTCCAAAACGTGAAACGGCACGAGCCATATCATGATTGTTCCAATACAACACAGGTCCGCCAACTGTTGCTAGTTCTTCTTGCCATTGCGCCATAGTCTGTTTGAATTTTATTAGATCGAGCTTTCCATGTTGCAAATTTAATGGCAGCCGTTTATCTTTTGTCTGTTCTGTTTCTGGAAAGTAACGAAAAGTGATAACACTGTCACAAACTTCATTGATAGGATCTGTATAGTTTTTTGCCAATTCAATACTTGCGGATGCCGCTTCTCCTACTAGAAACACATCTGGATGATCTTTGCGAATACGCTGACTAAACTCTTTCATGTAATCCATCGTTTTTGGCAAATTAGCGTAATAGTTCTCTGCCAAAACAATATCATTAGGATTTGCTATATCTACATCAGGAAAACCGGCTTGTTTGTCAACATGAATAAAGGCATCCAATCTCAAAGCATCGATTCCTTTTTTTAGCCAAAAATCAGCACAATCAGCCATTGCCAATCGGACTTCAGGATTTTCCCAGTTTAGATCCGGCATTTCTTTTGCAAACAAATGAAAGTAAAAAGAGTCTCCAAGCGGTTCTTTTTCCCAAACAGAACCACCAAAAAAAGAACCCCAATTATTGGGTACTGAACGATTTTTTACTGGTTCATGCCAAATATAATAATCTCGGTATAAGTTATCTGGCCCTTTTAAAGCTTCTTGAAACCAAGGATGTTGATCTGAGGTATGATTCAATACAAAATCAAGCATGACTTTGATGCCTCGTTCATGAGCTTCTTCAATCAACTTTTCCATATCCAACATCGTGCCAAATTGATCATCAATAGCATAATAATTTGCAACATCATATCCGTTATCCACCTGAGGGGAAACAAAAATTGGATTCAACCAAATCATATTTACTCCAATTGATTGGATATAATCCAATCGTTGAATGATTCCTTTTAAATCACCGACTCCATCGTCGTTTGTGTCTTGAAAACTTTTAGGGTATATCTGATACACAACTGTGTTCTCCCACCACTTTTCTTGCATTTTACTCAACCCACCTTTAATTGTGCTAAATTCCTTTTCACTCAATAGCTTACAGAATCCAGAAAGCACTTACAATTAAAAATCGGTTGTTACCGGTAACAACTTCATTGATCACCTTTTTAATCATTCATTTTCAGGCTGGGCATCATAAGCAAATACAATGGTCCCATATGGAGCAAATGTGATCGCATCTTTATCAATTGAATTGCCTTCATTCTGCAGTATGACTTTCCAACCAGATTTTGAAATCCCATCCTCTTGAATGTGTTCTTCGGTGTCCGATAAATTACAACAAACAATCGCACGCTGGCCTTCATAAGTTCTTTCATAAACATAAAGGGTATCTTTGGTCTCATGTAAAGTAAATGAGCCATTTATAAATAAAGGTGTTTTTTTCAATTTCAGTAATGTTTGATAATACATTAAGATACTTTTTGGATCTTTTTGTTGAGCTGCTACATTGTACTTTTCTTCCACATTTACTCCGCTCCATGGTTCGACAGTTGAAAAACCAGCAAATGTTGCATTATCCCATTGCATAGCTCCTCGACTAACATCTCGTCCAGTATGATTTAATTCTTTTAGAATGTGTTCTTCAGAATAGCCTAATTGCTTTGCTTTCTCGTAAAAAGGAACAGCTCCTGGCGTGTCAAAATGATTCCGATCGTTATAGTGCAAATTGCGCATACCAATCTCTTCGCCATTGAAAATAAATGGAATTCCTTTTTGTAGATACATTAAAGTTGCCAGCATTTTACTGCTATTGTCTCTAAACTGTTCGACATTTCCAAAGCGCGAAACTACTCTAGGCATATCGTGGTTGTTCCAATACAATACAGGACCACCAAACGGATCCATTTTATCTTGCCAAGCTGACATTACCTCTTTAAAAGCCTTTTTATTTAATCGACTTGATTGCATATTGAATGGCAATCGCGGATCTTTCATCGTCTCATCTTCAGGAAAAATAAGAAAGGAAACCACGGCATTGCACATATCATTTTCAGGATGCGTGTATTGGAATGCTAGGTCTACATCTGCTGAAGCCGCTTCGCCTAAAATAAAAATATCCTTTTTTACTTTTCGCAGATCCATTGATAAATTTTGAACGTAGTTTTTGATATTAGGCAAAAAAGCATTGATTTTTTGAGCAGATACTAATTCTTGTCCATTTTCCATTTCTACTTGATAAAAATCATCAGCCTTATCCATATGAATAAATGCATCTAGACGAAAACCATCTACTCCATGGTCCAACCAAAATTTCCCAACATCTAAGATTGCTTTTTCAACTTCTGGATTATCCCAATTTAAATCCGGCATTTCTTTTTTAAATAGATGAAAATAATACTGATCTCCAACCGGTTCCTTTTCCCATACTGAACCTCCAAAAACAGAGACCCAGTTATTTGGCAAATGACCACCTTTTCGTGCATCTTCCCAAATATAAAAATCACGATACGGATTTTCTGGTCCTTTTAACGCTTCTTGGAACCAAACATGCTGATCAGAAGTATGATTGACCACTAAATCAAAAATAACTTTCAGCTCTCTTTTATGTGCTTGTTCAATCAATTCAATAGCATCTTCTACTGTTCCAAAAATTGGATCGATCGTATAATAGTCTGATACATCGTATCCATTATCAACTTGTGGAGATGTAAAAATTGGGTTAAGCCAAATGGCGGTAACGCCTAATTGTTGAATGTAATCTAATTGTTGAATCAGCCCTTTAAGATCTCCAAGGCCATCTCCATTTGTGTCTTTAAAACTCCTTGGGTAAACTTGATAAAAAATTGATTCTTTCCACCAATCTGTTTCTTTCATTACACTCACTCCTCTATTCATTTATAGAAGCTGATCACCATTATTGTATGGAAACAAAAAAAAGATTGCCACTTTTATGATTATTACTTTGTTTTAAGAAAGCATTAAAGTTAGCCTATTCTAATAAACATCTTAGAAATAAGAATGAATCTAGATTTTAACCATTAAAAATGGTAATCTTTGAGTAATTACAATAGGCGTACGCCTATATAGAAAGAGGTAGGATAATGACAAGTATGAGTATTGCAGGTAAAACTGTTGATGCATGGGAAAAAGAAATTCCCCAATTAAAAGACATTCTTTCATTAAAAGAAATCTTTTGGATTAACTCGGCTAAATTGCCTTTTGAAGAGGCTTCAAAATTAGTACCCTATACAAAAGAGAATATCAATGATGCAGAAGCACGCTTAAACCGATTTGCTGCTTATTTAAGAATTGATTTTCCAGAAACTGAAGTATCTAAAGGGATCATTGAATCACCTTTATCCTCTATTCCTTCTATGAAAGAGTACCTTGAAACGGTTTACCATTCTTCAATACCTGGTACCTTTTTATTAAAAAGAGACGATACCTTACCGATTGCTGGAACAATAAAAGCTCGTGGAGCGATCTATGAAGTATTGAAACATGCTGAAACATTAGCTTTAGAACATGGCTTATTGAAAAGCTGGAATGAGGACTATTCACTATTTGCAACGGAAGCCTTTAAAACCTTTTTTTCAAATTACAAAATTGCTGTAGGAACGACTGGAAATCTCGGCATCAGTGTAGGAACAGTTGGCGCTATGTTAGGCTTTGACGTGACAGTACATATGTCTGTAGAAGCCAAACAGTGGAAAAAAGATTTATTGCGTTTTCGTGGGGTAACAGTTATTGAGCACGAATCAGATTTTACAAACGCAGTAAAAAAAGGACGCGAACAATCCGATTTAGATCCAATGAGTTATTATGTTGATGATGAACATTCCATTGAATTGTTTTTAGGTTATACAGTTGCAGCCAATCGTTTGCAAAAACAATTAGAACAAGAAAATATCCTTGTAGATGAAAATCATCCTTTATTTGTTTATTTGCCTTGTGGCATCGGTGGTTCACCAGGCGGAATTAGTTTCGGATTAAAACAAATCTATGGTGATAATGTGCATTGTTTCTTTGCTGAACCAACTCACGTTCCGTCCATGACAATGGGTTTGATGACTGGAAAATTCGATCAAGTATCTGTTAAAGATTTTGGTTTAGACGGACTAACCGTTGCTGATGGTTTAGCCGTTCCTCGAACTTCAAAACTAGTAGCGAATATAATGAAACATTTCTTTAGCGGTTCTTATACTATTGATGACTTTGAAACAAATCGCTTGTTGAGTGCTCTCATTGACAAAGAAAAAATTTATTTAGAGCCTGCAGCTTTAGCTGGTGTACCGGGTGCTTTACGATTATGCCGATCTGAAGAAGGCAAATCTTATTTAGAAAAACATGATTTAACAGACAAAATGGATCAAGCTACACATATTGCTTGGGCAACCGGGGGAAGTATGGTTCCTAAAGACGATATGGATCAATTTTATGAAGTTGGCTTACAATCTCACGCAATCGCAACACCTAGATAAAGAGCTTTTCTAATAATAAATAGCACTAAAAAAACCTCCAGAATTTTTATACTTCTGGAGGTTTTAAGGTTCTACATAAAGAAGATCGGAGACTTTTCGTTACCGAAAAGTTTTCCATACTTTACTAAATAGTGTTTGCTGCTATCGCAAAGCTGCCTAGTTCATAATTCGGTAAAAAAAATGGCGTGAAATGGTGAATAGACACTCTATAGTTCAGGTTCTTTAACAATATTTGAGTAATAATGTCGAATAGACGCACTATAGTGTAGATTTTCTAATAAAATTCGAGTTGAAATGTCAGATAGATGCACCGTACTTCATATTCCTTAACAAAATCTGAGTTGGAATGTTAGATAGACACTCTATAGTTCAGATTCCTTAACAAAATTTAGCTAAGAATGTCGAATAGACACGCTATAGTTCAGATTCTCTAACAAAATTCGACGAAGAATGTCGGATAGAAAGAGAGATTCGTCTTCTTAACGCTCCCGCAGAATAAAACAAAAAAATAACCCTATAATAGTTGAGGAATAACATTATTCCCGACAACTGCTATAGGGCTATTATTAATAATTAGGCAAAAACAGATAAAGCTTGTGGCAATACTTCTATTTCTAGAGGGAAGGTCTGGCCTTTGTCGCCGTCAACTGTACAATTTATTTCCTTATCTATATCTTCCAACAAACGTATTTTTGCTTTTTTAAAAGAGCGATGTTCCAATTGATCTTTCGTGTATTCTTTGTTTTGAAACAATTCGGGCACTAAGCTTAATTTTTCTTTAGCAGTCGTTTCCTTTAATGTAACTAAATGAATCAAGCCGTCATCGATAGCTGCTTCAGGAATAATTGTACCTACACCACCGACAAAGTTACTCATAGCAATCAAGAGCAGGCTGTACTCGGCTGTCCATTTTTCTCCGTCAATATCTAATTCAAAAGTATAGGTTTCATCATTTCTTAATGCCTTGATGCCTTCTATCAAATAAGCAAATACGCCAAATTTTGTTTTCATATCGACATCTACTTCTTGAACGGACTCAGGTATAGGACCAACGGAAGTCGAACTGATAAAATACCGGTCATTCAACTTTCCTACATCGATTTGCTGAACGGTTAATTGTTCTAATGAATCGATAGCCTTTTCCGGATTCATTGGAATACCTATAGCTCGAGCAACATTATTGACCGTTCCAAGCGGAATGATTCCTAATGGCAGTTTAGACTCATGTAACATCAAACCATTCACCGCCTCACTAACAGTCCCATCTCCTCCCAAAACAAAAACAGCTTCATAATCATTTAAAGCAGCTTCTTCAGCAAATTCTTTAGCATCTCCTGATTTTTTGGTTTTTTTGATGCCAAATTCAGAAGCAACTGCTTTTAATTGTTCTTTTAATTGTTCAGTATAGTTCTCAGACTCTTCTGCACCTGAAGAAGGATTTACGATAATCATAGCTTTAGTCATGGTGATCCTACTCTCATATCTAAATTTTAATATCAACAAGATTTATTGTTCAGTGGTTGTTCCTCTTACAATAAGCTCAGGTGTGAAAAACAATTCCCCTTGAGAAGCATTTTTCTTTTCAATTTTATTTAGTATCATTTTAGCACAAGCTTCACCCATTTTGATAACAGGCTGTTTTACAGTAGTCAATTGCGGAAATGCAATTTGATCCAAAAACACACCATCATGTCCAATGATCCCAAAATCAGAAGGGATTTCTCCGCCCATGCTAAGGATCCCCCGTTGTATCCCTATAGCTAAGCGATCTGAGCTGCAAATAAATAGTGTGCTAGGTTCAAAAATATTCCAGTTTTCTTTAATAAAATCAGCTGCATAACGTGAGCGGTTTTCAAATCGTCGAATCTCTGGATCCAATTTATTTTTTTGAATTGTAGATATGTATCCATTCTCTCTTGAATATTCAAAAGGTTCTTTTACATCGATTCCAATATAAATAATCTTTTTATAACCTAAATCGATTCCATATTGAGTAGCACATGCGATACCTTCTTTATTATTTGAATCAACAAAATCATATCCGTGTCGATTTTCACCAAATAATACAACCGGTTTTGTGGCTCCACTGATCCATTCGTAATCATTTTCACGCATGCCGCACATAATGTACCCATCACAGGATCCAATGTCAAAGTTGTTTTTAGTGACCAATTGTAAAGAATAATGTCGATTGTCTAGCTCTCTCGCGATTCCAGTTAATAAATGCATATAATACGGTTCAGTTGTGTCCATTTCTTCCAGGATAAATAGTTTAATAACTTGCGTGCGATTGTTTACTAATGCTTTCGCAGCAACATTTGGTCGATAGTTGAGTTCTTCCATCGCTTCAAATACAAGTACTTTCAACTCATCTGTAACCTGCTCAGGATGATTGATTACTCTTGATACAGTCATTTTTGATACATTTGCTTTTTTAGCAACAT from the Carnobacterium inhibens subsp. inhibens DSM 13024 genome contains:
- a CDS encoding glycoside hydrolase family 13 protein, with the protein product MKETDWWKESIFYQVYPRSFKDTNGDGLGDLKGLIQQLDYIQQLGVTAIWLNPIFTSPQVDNGYDVSDYYTIDPIFGTVEDAIELIEQAHKRELKVIFDLVVNHTSDQHVWFQEALKGPENPYRDFYIWEDARKGGHLPNNWVSVFGGSVWEKEPVGDQYYFHLFKKEMPDLNWDNPEVEKAILDVGKFWLDHGVDGFRLDAFIHMDKADDFYQVEMENGQELVSAQKINAFLPNIKNYVQNLSMDLRKVKKDIFILGEAASADVDLAFQYTHPENDMCNAVVSFLIFPEDETMKDPRLPFNMQSSRLNKKAFKEVMSAWQDKMDPFGGPVLYWNNHDMPRVVSRFGNVEQFRDNSSKMLATLMYLQKGIPFIFNGEEIGMRNLHYNDRNHFDTPGAVPFYEKAKQLGYSEEHILKELNHTGRDVSRGAMQWDNATFAGFSTVEPWSGVNVEEKYNVAAQQKDPKSILMYYQTLLKLKKTPLFINGSFTLHETKDTLYVYERTYEGQRAIVCCNLSDTEEHIQEDGISKSGWKVILQNEGNSIDKDAITFAPYGTIVFAYDAQPENE
- a CDS encoding glycoside hydrolase family 13 protein: METAAIYHRPDSEYAYLYEVDNFHIRLRTKKGDAKQVSLISGDPYSHGTEKWFKKDKPMKLTASTDIHDYWMIETYEKTKRIAYCFHVEGFDESEVLYGDRGVFPFTDEYLEDANTFFRMPYLHEIDQVKTPEWVKETVWYQIFPERFANGDKKNDPEGTLPWGSKENPGRDDFYGGDLQGVIDHLDYLVDLGINGIYFCPLFKAKSNHKYDTIDYLDIDPDFGDKELFKTLVQEAHKRGIRVMLDAVFNHLGMDSMQWQDVLENQENSRYKDWFHINEFPVQSLADLSVEELENVNELSYDTFAFTGHMPKLNTRNLEVQEFLLDVTTYWINQFDIDAWRLDVANEVDHHFWKKFHQASIDLKEDFYILGEIWHSSQSWLQGDEFHAVMNYAYTETIQSFFMKENISASKMVAGLNEQLMLYRKQTNEVMFNMLDSHDTARLLTISNNNKQLAKAGLAFVFTQHGSPCIYYGTEIGMDGHNDPDCRKCMIWEEEKQDSNMLDFTKDLIAFRKNNQGLLSYGEIDWFDIRDDEKVVGFKRKFGNEEIICYFNQGEKDLELVLEQKPESLLKNLAYSDNKLLSIKQNGFAIYKA
- a CDS encoding extracellular solute-binding protein — its product is MEKKEWKRGFIGLVSMSALLLAACGNGEESNETGSTSDDGESTTLTIDVDPRYSDYVNEIIPAFEEEHNVKIEISERDMFDGMDALPLDGPAEIGSDILIAPYDRVGTLSQQGHLAEVTLPDDERYDEMDQRQVTLDGKVYGAPFVIESLVMYYNKDLIEQAPETFDDLEALSEDDTYAFENEEGKNTAFLANWTTAYQYIGLLSGYGGYVFGENGTDPSDIGLNSPESVEGITYITDWYQNVWPQGMLDATSSENFMNELFTSGKTAAVINGPWGASGYEEAGINYGVSTIPTLPNGEEYEPFAGGVAWVISKYSKNPELAQEWLDYVTNAENSETLYELTSEIPANQEARTTVSETGSELSKAVIEQFDSAVPMPNIPEMTEVWTGAETMIFDAASGNKSPQQAADDAVQFIEENIEQKYQN
- a CDS encoding alpha-glucosidase gives rise to the protein MQEKWWENTVVYQIYPKSFQDTNDDGVGDLKGIIQRLDYIQSIGVNMIWLNPIFVSPQVDNGYDVANYYAIDDQFGTMLDMEKLIEEAHERGIKVMLDFVLNHTSDQHPWFQEALKGPDNLYRDYYIWHEPVKNRSVPNNWGSFFGGSVWEKEPLGDSFYFHLFAKEMPDLNWENPEVRLAMADCADFWLKKGIDALRLDAFIHVDKQAGFPDVDIANPNDIVLAENYYANLPKTMDYMKEFSQRIRKDHPDVFLVGEAASASIELAKNYTDPINEVCDSVITFRYFPETEQTKDKRLPLNLQHGKLDLIKFKQTMAQWQEELATVGGPVLYWNNHDMARAVSRFGDDKQYRDNSSKMLSTLMYLQKGIPFLLNGEEIGMKNLVIETIEQFALPGADLFYETALELGYSKEFALKHLNARSKDVSRGAMQWDDSTYAGFSKQFPWSGVNQEEKYNVMDQETDETSILQYYRAVLKLKQEPLFIEGKYKLLESSVETYCYERTLGKSKAVVCCNMTEKNQVVSIKDLITQPYTIKLTNEGNSIQEESLNLSPYGTMVISM
- a CDS encoding diacylglycerol/lipid kinase family protein, encoding MTKAMIIVNPSSGAEESENYTEQLKEQLKAVASEFGIKKTKKSGDAKEFAEEAALNDYEAVFVLGGDGTVSEAVNGLMLHESKLPLGIIPLGTVNNVARAIGIPMNPEKAIDSLEQLTVQQIDVGKLNDRYFISSTSVGPIPESVQEVDVDMKTKFGVFAYLIEGIKALRNDETYTFELDIDGEKWTAEYSLLLIAMSNFVGGVGTIIPEAAIDDGLIHLVTLKETTAKEKLSLVPELFQNKEYTKDQLEHRSFKKAKIRLLEDIDKEINCTVDGDKGQTFPLEIEVLPQALSVFA
- a CDS encoding LacI family DNA-binding transcriptional regulator; its protein translation is MSTLNDVAKKANVSKMTVSRVINHPEQVTDELKVLVFEAMEELNYRPNVAAKALVNNRTQVIKLFILEEMDTTEPYYMHLLTGIARELDNRHYSLQLVTKNNFDIGSCDGYIMCGMRENDYEWISGATKPVVLFGENRHGYDFVDSNNKEGIACATQYGIDLGYKKIIYIGIDVKEPFEYSRENGYISTIQKNKLDPEIRRFENRSRYAADFIKENWNIFEPSTLFICSSDRLAIGIQRGILSMGGEIPSDFGIIGHDGVFLDQIAFPQLTTVKQPVIKMGEACAKMILNKIEKKNASQGELFFTPELIVRGTTTEQ
- a CDS encoding D-serine ammonia-lyase, with the protein product MTSMSIAGKTVDAWEKEIPQLKDILSLKEIFWINSAKLPFEEASKLVPYTKENINDAEARLNRFAAYLRIDFPETEVSKGIIESPLSSIPSMKEYLETVYHSSIPGTFLLKRDDTLPIAGTIKARGAIYEVLKHAETLALEHGLLKSWNEDYSLFATEAFKTFFSNYKIAVGTTGNLGISVGTVGAMLGFDVTVHMSVEAKQWKKDLLRFRGVTVIEHESDFTNAVKKGREQSDLDPMSYYVDDEHSIELFLGYTVAANRLQKQLEQENILVDENHPLFVYLPCGIGGSPGGISFGLKQIYGDNVHCFFAEPTHVPSMTMGLMTGKFDQVSVKDFGLDGLTVADGLAVPRTSKLVANIMKHFFSGSYTIDDFETNRLLSALIDKEKIYLEPAALAGVPGALRLCRSEEGKSYLEKHDLTDKMDQATHIAWATGGSMVPKDDMDQFYEVGLQSHAIATPR